One window of the Drosophila ananassae strain 14024-0371.13 chromosome 4 unlocalized genomic scaffold, ASM1763931v2 tig00000054, whole genome shotgun sequence genome contains the following:
- the LOC123257706 gene encoding uncharacterized protein LOC123257706 — MDALCITSMKTLCKSQINSSNSKRYFCRNCLQFYCTTNKTHNIKECGQVASIYPEPNTKSSFKAFSKKLSPPVVIYADIEAVLENYQTASNNPEASFTLPKQKHTACAVSFYVVHKYNPELNKLWTYDGADCMTMFVQTLKDETMALYQKYWKDCKEPIHEFDIDDEDYQEHGNCYACEEPIEMADRDKYFDQFSVKYQGPIHKKCKISFKLSSAFFPVVFHNLSRYDIHLFINELGGELKPIRPTKELYIALSQKIFQKGIANYSIKYIDSNRFLNSSLEKLASNMEDNDFNILKSKFSGEKFQQMRRKGVFPYDYIDSFSKFNETELPPRDYFYNTLTDEECSVSNYNFAKEIWDSFHCRSLRDYMKLYLESDVLILADVFENFRNIWDAMMKYTKAELELISDPNMYNFLKRGIRGGLTQCTQRISHANNKYIKNYDEAKPKNYLSYIDANNLYGRAMSQKLPFSNFKFLSESEINMFDIINIDSSGDTGFILEVDLEYPDNIHDKHNSLPFCPENMVPPGGKIPKLLADLTDKEVYIIHLKQLQLCLQQGLKLKKVHRILSFSQSYWLKPYIDLNTKHRKLAKNDFEKNFYKLMNHAVYGKTMENVEKLRNIALVTHYESRRNSPGFRQRVAMHNFHSLEIFGENLAAIESTKTSIQIQK, encoded by the exons atggaTGCACTATGCATTACAAGCATGAAAACATTATGCAAATCACAAATAAACTCTTCAAATTCGAAGAGATATTTTTGCAGAAATTGCCTACAATTTTATTGCACAACAAATAAGACACATAATATAAAGGAGTGTGGACAAGTGGCATCAATATATCCTGAGCCAAACACAAAATCGTCATTTAAGGCGTTCTCCAAAAAATTATCACCTCCAGTGGTGATTTATGCAGATATTGAGGCCGTTTTGGAAAACTATCAAACGGCATCAAATAATCCAGAGGCATCTTTTACATTGCCTAAACAAAAACATACTGCGTGCGCAGTATCATTTTATGTTGTTCATAAATACAACCCTGAGCTGAACAAATTATGGACTTATGAtg GAGCTGACTGCATGACGATGTTCGTGCAAACATTAAAAGATGAGACGATGGCCCTCTaccaaaaatattggaaaGACTGCAAGGAACCAATCCACGAGTTCGACATTGATGATGAGGACTACCAGGAGCATGGGAACTGTTATGCTTGCGAAGAACCCATCGAGATGGCCGATCGGGATAAATATTTTGACCAGTTTAGTGTTAAATACCAGGGTCCtattcataaaaaatgtaaaattagttttaaattaagtAGTGCCTTTTTTCCAGTagtttttcataatttatcAAGATAtgatattcatttatttataaatgaaTTAGGTGGGGAACTCAAACCAATTCGCCCAACAAAAGAATTATACATTGCATTATCgcaaaaaatttttcaaaaagggatagcaaattattcaattaaatatatagattCAAATAGGTTTTTGAATTCTAGTCTAGAAAAATTAGCCTCAAATATGGAGGACaatgattttaatatattaaaatctaaatttaGCGGGGAAAAATTCCAGCAAATGAGGAGAAAAGGAGTATTTCCTTATGATTATATAGATAGTTTTAGTAAATTTAATGAAACAGAGCTTCCTCCTAGGGATTATTTTTACAATACATTAACAGATGAAGAATGTAGTGTAAGCAACTACAATTTTGCCAAAGAAATTTGGGATTCTTTTCATTGTAGATCTTTAAGAGACTACATGAAATTATATTTAGAAAGCGATGTGCTGATTTTAGCAGATGTGTTTGAAAACTTCCGCAATATATGGGATGCAATGATGAAATACACAAAAGCAGAGTTAGAATTAATAAGCGATCCTAATATgtataactttttaaaaagaGGGATACGCGGAGGTTTAACTCAATGCACTCAAAGAATTTCTCATGCAAATAATAAGtacataaaaaattatgacgaagctaaaccaaaaaattatttatcatATATTGATGCAAATAATTTATATGGTCGGGCGATGAGCCAAAAACTcccattttcaaattttaaatttttaagtgagAGTGAAATAAATATGTTTGATATCATAAATATTGATTCATCAGGAGATACTGGATTTATTCTAGAAGTAGATCTAGAATATCCTGATAATATTCATGACAAACATAATAGTTTACCATTTTGTCCCGAAAATATGGTGCCCCCAGGAGGAaagattccaaagttattAGCTGATTTGACAGATAAGGAAGTTTATATAATCCATTTAAAACAATTGCAATTATGCTTGCAACAAGGGCTTAAATTAAAGAAAGTACATCGAATTCTATCTTTCAGTCAATCGTACTGGTTAAAACCGTATATTGACTTAAATACTAAACATCGCAAATTGgctaaaaatgattttgagaaaaatttttataagcTAATGAACCATGCAGTATATGGGAAAACGATGGAAAACGTTGAAAAGCTTAGGAACATCGCACTAGTAACTCATTATGAGTCTAGGCGAAATTCACCGGGATTTAGGCAACGAGTTGCAATGCATAATTTCCATAGTTTAGAAATATTTGGAGAGAATTTAGCAGCTATCGAATCTACGAAGACATCAATTCAAATCCAAAAATAA